A genomic window from Quercus lobata isolate SW786 chromosome 10, ValleyOak3.0 Primary Assembly, whole genome shotgun sequence includes:
- the LOC115964977 gene encoding uncharacterized protein LOC115964977, giving the protein MLGHPVERADVYVKLHLHKDGTPVNTVAKGNIEKINELLSESSNRVQSSDLTGSIPWAPDDVYAQVFGNERNGRVRGVGFGPTPSMHPAKSTPTIAQVRSQERDAEVTQLKNQVASLMEKVNRYENLEERMTQLMQLVQNQQNHSSEASRGGFGLDHQSPTPYRSQASSHQETSI; this is encoded by the exons ATGCTTGGGCATCCTGTAGAGCGTGCGGATGTATATGTAAAACTCCATCTTCATAAAGATGGTACTCCAGTTAACACCGTAGCAAAAGGCAACATT GAAAAAATCAACGAACTGTTGAGTGAGTCCTCAAATCGTGTGCAATCATCTGACCTTACTGGTAGTATTCCATGGGCACCAGATGATGTATATGCTCAAGTGTTTGGTAATGAGCGCAATGGTCGTGTTCGAGGTGTGGGATTTGGCCCAACTCCAAGTATGCATCCTGCCAAGAGCACTCCTACAATTGCTCAAGTAAGAAGCCAAGAAAGGGATGCTGAAGTGACTCAGTTAAAGAATCAAGTGGCTTCTTTGATGGAGAAAGTGAATCGTTATGAAAACTTGGAGGAGCGAATGACCCAATTGATGCAACTAGTGCAAAATCAGCAAAATCATTCTTCAGAAGCTAGTCga GGTGGTTTCGGTTTAGATCATCAATCTCCAACTCCTTACAGGTCACAGGCTTCATCCCATCAAGAAACTAGCATATAG